From Scylla paramamosain isolate STU-SP2022 chromosome 16, ASM3559412v1, whole genome shotgun sequence, one genomic window encodes:
- the LOC135108163 gene encoding vascular endothelial growth factor C-like — protein sequence MKGAQWLAMSLTLALAAGEGYSQARTKRNTPIFFPGSFAPEPHTTALELPENMDLNTLDLESLSRINTIGNITAFADLFGIPLPDGSFTDELSTRFGASSEEAIMANCKPEMRTVHLDLPVEANTLFFPTCVRLEQCGGCCYGPLLTCRPTRTTPILLKVLKTKLNDSSRSGGRRSRTRRRRETVPSYHEVEVQKHEECACGCKVQEDDCKPNLHTYFEGECACVCNNKDDKAKCEQQGETKYWDNETCNCYCRRPVPCSTGQFFSPVSCKCE from the exons ATGAAGGGGGCGCAGTGGCTGGCAATGAGCCTCACCTTGGCGTTGGCGGCGGGCGAAGGCTATTCCCAGGCGCGGACAAAGAGAAATACCCCCATATTCTTCCCTGGGAGTTTTGCGCCTGAGCCCCACACCACTGCCCTCGAACTGCCGGAGAACATGGACCTTAACACc CTGGACCTGGAAAGCCTCTCGCGCATCAACACCATCGGCAACATCACGGCCTTCGCGGACCTCTTCGGCATCCCGCTTCCCGACGGCAGCTTTACGGACGAACTGAGCACCAGATTTGGAG CTTCCTCCGAAGAGGCCATCATGGCCAACTGCAAGCCTGAAATGCGCACCGTGCACCTGGACCTGCCTGTGGAGGCCAACACCTTATTCTTCCCAACCTGCGTGAGGCTGGAACAGTGCGGCGGCTGCTGCTACGGCCCACTGCTCACCTGTCGCCCTACCAGAACTACGCCGATCTTATTAAAG GTGCTGAAGACAAAGCTCAATGACAGCAGCAGGTCAGGAGGGCGGCGATCACGCACTCGCCGCCGCCGAGAAACTGTCCCCAGCTACCACGAGGTGGAGGTCCAGAAGCACGAAGAGTGTGCCTGCGGCTGCAAGGTGCAGGAGGATGACTGTAAGCCCAACCTCCACACCTACTTCGAGGGCGAGTGTGCCTGTGTCTGCAACAACAA AGACGACAAGGCGAAGTGTGAGCAGCAGGGCGAGACCAAGTACTGGGACAACGAGACCTGCAACTGTTACTGTCGGCGACCAGTTCCCTGCAGCACAGGCCAGTTCTTCTCCCCAGTCTCCTGCAA GTGTGAATAA